A region from the Aegilops tauschii subsp. strangulata cultivar AL8/78 chromosome 5, Aet v6.0, whole genome shotgun sequence genome encodes:
- the LOC109781917 gene encoding uncharacterized protein, with the protein MSLRRRLPGLSANLRRSLSTAAASSQSHPPWAIIDGTSMVDRSSSAPVACFRPVQPPGVSDFTAPAHLLSPRPRPAAPDSNVVQSLFGSVGAVSGDGHLLLTYHDLRAEGPCTKWDFAQDLEIQRFVCNPVSGQMLRLPDIGRSRRTLVVHHMGLLTQGAGGGPPGRFAVADLLSHGAIIPRFLSEEGEWRTVIRATPSLRLPRLMEVNQETVAFGGRLWWVDLTLGAISVDPFDDRLETRFVELPSGSVLPARAPTDSQQHFGDRRRAADDQNLFMREVAKHRRIGVSEGRLRYAEVSPHDPFVLSCFALDDEGSCWTLEHQVALKQVLADGGYPSAAPQIAVLDPLHTNAIYLKVGEHLVVVDMRDGKVIGASPLQEQYFSLVSCVLPPWLGSSRIPTPGKKDDMEATDDLVSCI; encoded by the exons ATGTCGCTCCGGCGGCGCCTCCCAGGCCTCTCCGCCAACCTCCGCCGTTCCCTCTCCACCGCCGCGGCCTCCTCGCAGTCGCACCCGCCATGGGCGATCATCGACGGCACGTCGATGGTCGACAGATCGTCGTCGGCCCCGGTGGCGTGCTTCCGCCCCGTCCAGCCTCCGGGCGTCTCCGACTTCACGGCCCCGGCGCACCTCCTCAGCCCCAGACCACGCCCCGCCGCTCCCGACAGCAACGTCGTCCAGTCCCTCTTCGGCAGCGTCGGCGCCGTCAGCGGcgacggccacctcctcctcACCTACCACGACCTCCGGGCTGAGGGCCCCTGCACCAAGTGGGATTTCGCGCAGGACCTCGAAATCCAGCGCTTCGTCTGCAACCCTGTCAGCGGCCAGATGCTTCGCCTGCCCGACATCGGCCGCTCCAGGAGGACCCTCGTCGTCCACCACATGGGCCTCCTCACCCAGGGCGCCGGTGGCGGGCCGCCTGGCAGGTTCGCCGTCGCCGATCTCCTTTCCCATGGCGCCATCATTCCGCGGTTTCTCTCGGAGGAAGGGGAGTGGAGGACGGTGATTCGGGCCACACCATCCTTACGGCTGCCGCGCCTGATGGAGGTGAACCAGGAGACGGTTGCCTTCGGCGGCCGCCTGTGGTGGGTCGACCTCACCCTGGGCGCCATCTCCGTCGACCCGTTCGACGACCGGCTGGAGACCCGCTTCGTCGAGCTGCCGAGCGGCAGCGTGCTGCCTGCGCGCGCACCTACAGACAGCCAACAACATTTTGGGGACAGGCGTAGAGCTGCCGATGACCAGAATCTGTTCATGCGGGAGGTGGCCAAGCACCGGCGCATCGGCGTCAGCGAGGGGAGGCTGCGCTATGCCGAGGTGTCTCCTCACGACCCGTTCGTGCTCAGCTGCTTTGCGCTCGACGACGAGGGCAGCTGCTGGACGCTGGAGCACCAGGTGGCGCTCAAGCAGGTCTTGGCTGATGGAGGCTACCCGTCAGCGGCGCCACAGATCGCCGTGCTTGACCCACTTCACACCAATGCCATCTACCTCAAGGTCGGTGAGCACCTCGTCGTCGTGGACATGCGCGATGGAAAGGTGATTGGGGCATCTCCGCTTCAAGAGCAATACTTCTCTCTTGTGTCATGTGTGCTTCCACCATGGCTTGGATCAAGCCGAATCCCTACGCCAG GCAAGAAGGATGACATGGAAGCGACAGATGATCTGGTTAGCTGCATCTAG